The following coding sequences lie in one Megalodesulfovibrio gigas DSM 1382 = ATCC 19364 genomic window:
- a CDS encoding tetratricopeptide repeat protein: MEIMLLRVVLLLALCLLAGHAATAPQAAFAGPLQDAIAGYKALEQGDYDKGIELITKALQSGKLGPENLPIAYYNRGNAWYHKKDLAKALEDLNLALEKNPSFAEALIKRGQIFKDKNDYAAAMADLDQAVALAPENPKAYFVRGLLYSLNGDAAKAMEDFADASRLDPRFVITPLLEAVLAVGEELGIKFMTKAIESDKLGPNNLALTYYYRGRAWYALGGYEQALNDFTNAVVQNPTLHQAYAARGDIWKEKEQFLQAATDYSHAITLLPGNATLHFNRGYALSLAGNHAQALRDFELARELDPSLEMPDLDTLQQHQTATQQQDSPGTPPLPRD; this comes from the coding sequence ATGGAGATCATGCTGCTGCGAGTGGTGTTGCTACTGGCGCTGTGCCTGCTGGCCGGCCACGCCGCGACAGCGCCACAAGCCGCCTTTGCCGGCCCCCTGCAGGACGCCATTGCCGGCTACAAGGCGCTTGAACAGGGCGACTACGACAAAGGCATTGAGCTGATCACCAAGGCCCTGCAGTCCGGCAAGCTCGGCCCAGAGAACCTGCCCATTGCCTACTACAATCGCGGCAACGCCTGGTATCACAAGAAGGATCTCGCCAAGGCCCTGGAGGATCTCAACCTCGCCCTGGAAAAGAATCCGTCCTTTGCCGAAGCGCTCATCAAGCGTGGGCAAATCTTCAAAGACAAGAACGACTATGCCGCCGCCATGGCGGACCTGGATCAGGCCGTGGCCCTGGCGCCGGAAAATCCCAAAGCCTATTTTGTCCGCGGCCTGCTGTACTCCCTCAATGGCGATGCCGCCAAGGCCATGGAAGATTTTGCCGACGCCAGCCGTCTGGATCCCCGATTCGTCATCACGCCGCTGCTGGAAGCCGTGCTGGCCGTGGGCGAGGAACTCGGCATCAAGTTCATGACCAAGGCCATCGAATCCGACAAACTCGGCCCCAACAATCTGGCCCTGACCTACTACTACCGGGGCCGCGCCTGGTACGCCCTGGGCGGCTACGAACAGGCCCTCAACGACTTCACCAACGCCGTGGTCCAGAATCCCACCCTGCATCAGGCCTATGCCGCCCGCGGGGACATCTGGAAGGAAAAGGAACAATTCCTCCAGGCCGCCACGGATTATTCCCACGCCATCACCCTGCTGCCGGGCAACGCCACCCTGCATTTCAATCGCGGCTATGCCCTCTCCCTGGCCGGCAATCATGCCCAGGCGCTGCGGGATTTCGAGCTGGCCCGCGAGCTGGACCCCTCCCTGGAGATGCCGGATCTGGATACCCTGCAGCAACACCAGACCGCGACGCAGCAGCAGGACTCGCCGGGAACGCCGCCCCTGCCCCGCGACTGA
- a CDS encoding DUF58 domain-containing protein, giving the protein MPHRPPRALRLWRRPQPKPGRVTLGATRYGRWFAVALLVMLLGSLNYNLNLGFGLAFLLIGMSLAACLQTRRALRDIRLSVVTAPAVFAGEDAVFSLQAVAPTDRLAIALGFGLPSGLDDELPAQDLPAGSPRLFSLTMHAPRRGRLRPGPVLLQTAWPLGLFRAWTVVDLNLECLVWPAPAQDTPPFHADDRGQGHSRSGGPGIDDFRELRPYVPGDPPQRVSWKASTRGQGLFVKEFEGMTGETLLLDFARLQGDVESRLSALCAMVRKAHGMGRSYALLLPGRRLDPTSDPHRHKRQCLNALAAHRAGVYGPGAEDAA; this is encoded by the coding sequence ATGCCGCACCGCCCCCCGCGTGCCCTGCGCCTGTGGCGACGCCCGCAGCCAAAGCCCGGCCGCGTGACCCTGGGCGCGACCCGCTACGGCCGCTGGTTTGCCGTGGCCCTGCTGGTGATGCTGCTGGGCAGCCTCAACTACAATTTGAACCTCGGCTTCGGCCTGGCCTTCCTCCTCATCGGCATGAGTCTGGCCGCCTGCCTGCAGACACGCCGGGCCCTGCGTGACATCCGCCTCTCGGTCGTGACTGCGCCGGCGGTCTTTGCCGGCGAGGACGCCGTGTTCTCCCTGCAGGCCGTGGCCCCCACCGACCGCCTGGCCATCGCCCTGGGCTTCGGCCTGCCGTCCGGCCTGGATGACGAACTTCCGGCCCAGGATTTGCCGGCCGGCTCGCCCCGGTTGTTCAGCCTCACCATGCACGCCCCCCGCCGCGGCCGCCTGCGGCCCGGACCGGTGCTGCTGCAGACGGCCTGGCCCCTGGGGCTGTTCCGGGCCTGGACCGTGGTGGACCTGAATCTGGAATGCCTGGTCTGGCCTGCGCCCGCGCAGGACACACCTCCCTTTCACGCCGATGACCGCGGCCAGGGGCACAGCCGCAGTGGCGGCCCAGGCATCGATGACTTCCGCGAACTCAGACCCTACGTTCCCGGCGACCCGCCCCAGCGCGTCTCCTGGAAGGCCTCCACTCGCGGGCAGGGGTTGTTCGTCAAGGAATTTGAAGGGATGACCGGAGAAACCCTCCTGCTGGACTTCGCCCGTCTGCAGGGGGATGTGGAATCCAGGCTCTCGGCCTTGTGCGCCATGGTCCGCAAGGCGCACGGGATGGGGCGGTCCTATGCCCTGCTGCTTCCCGGCCGGCGGCTGGATCCGACGTCTGATCCGCACCGCCACAAGCGGCAATGCCTGAACGCCCTGGCCGCCCACCGGGCCGGTGTGTACGGCCCTGGCGCGGAGGATGCCGCATGA
- a CDS encoding universal stress protein — protein MTSLFKKILFATSASPACDDAARLAFAMAKRTQADLLIFNDFATPTRAYSQFFADLKTGEDVVLTDEYKDKVDTAVREYYASDLDGCATCRIETTVGFPHREVLRIARDEQVDLIVMGGSTHDELEAAQVKKDFPGSTILRVAKAAKAPVLVVNHPTPAALEDLNTIVFATDLSPYCDRAFAFAKTVAKAVGASIHILHAGLDDAEVDEALKKKYLDKADGVPVTTSIAEGDAAPAIVAKAKALHAGLVVMAHHASHLDTEEEWHDAVLHQVLVEAPCPVVSASKYGA, from the coding sequence ATGACCAGCCTGTTCAAAAAAATTCTTTTCGCCACCTCAGCCTCGCCTGCCTGCGACGACGCCGCCCGCCTGGCCTTCGCCATGGCCAAACGCACCCAGGCCGATCTGTTGATCTTCAATGACTTCGCCACCCCCACCCGGGCCTACAGCCAGTTCTTCGCCGACCTCAAAACCGGCGAGGATGTGGTGCTGACCGACGAATACAAGGACAAGGTGGACACGGCCGTGCGCGAATACTACGCCAGCGACCTGGACGGTTGCGCCACCTGCCGCATTGAAACCACCGTGGGCTTCCCGCACCGCGAGGTCCTGCGCATCGCCCGCGACGAACAGGTGGACCTCATCGTCATGGGCGGGTCCACCCACGACGAGCTGGAAGCGGCACAGGTCAAAAAAGACTTCCCCGGCTCCACCATCCTGCGCGTGGCCAAGGCCGCCAAGGCCCCGGTACTGGTGGTCAACCACCCCACGCCGGCAGCGCTGGAAGACCTCAACACCATCGTGTTCGCCACGGACCTTTCCCCCTACTGCGACCGGGCCTTCGCCTTCGCCAAGACCGTTGCCAAGGCGGTCGGCGCGTCCATCCACATCCTCCATGCAGGGCTGGACGATGCGGAAGTGGACGAAGCCCTGAAGAAAAAATACCTGGACAAGGCCGACGGCGTGCCCGTGACGACGAGCATCGCGGAAGGCGACGCCGCCCCGGCCATCGTGGCCAAGGCCAAGGCCCTGCACGCAGGGCTGGTGGTCATGGCCCATCACGCCAGCCACCTCGATACCGAAGAGGAATGGCACGACGCCGTGCTGCATCAGGTGCTGGTGGAGGCACCCTGCCCCGTGGTCAGCGCCAGCAAATACGGCGCCTGA
- a CDS encoding MlaE family ABC transporter permease → MSDRPPAPPVLESRREGDVVRLVFAGEWTIAQRIPAADLWKTPLAAGPARLVFDTAGLQTWDSRFLVVCRNILDEAARRAIAAETAGLPPGVVRLLALAASVPERTDAARGASSDGPLARLGALAMDIWEKAKDYVTFVGETTVAVWRLCTGRAVLRRADVWNQIRMSGAEALPIVSLISVLVGLILAYVGAVQLRMFGAQVYVASLVGIAMARVMGAVMTGVIMAGRTGASFAAELGSMQVNEEIDALTTLGISPMEFLVLPRLAALTIMMPLLCLYADFMGMLGGFIVGVFMLDIAPGEYITFTRNAVDLTAIWIGLFHSVVFGVLVAMASCFQGMRCGRSASAVGTATTAAVVTSIVALVVATAIITVSCDILGI, encoded by the coding sequence ATGTCTGATCGCCCGCCCGCTCCGCCTGTTCTGGAATCCCGCCGCGAGGGGGATGTCGTGCGTCTTGTGTTCGCCGGGGAGTGGACTATTGCCCAACGTATCCCTGCCGCGGATCTGTGGAAGACGCCCCTGGCGGCAGGCCCGGCACGTCTGGTCTTCGACACCGCCGGCCTGCAGACCTGGGACAGCCGTTTTCTGGTGGTTTGCCGCAACATTCTGGACGAGGCCGCCCGCCGCGCCATTGCCGCGGAGACCGCCGGCCTGCCGCCGGGCGTGGTCCGGTTGCTGGCCCTGGCCGCCTCGGTGCCCGAACGCACCGATGCCGCCCGCGGTGCCTCCAGCGATGGCCCCCTGGCCCGCCTGGGCGCCCTGGCGATGGACATATGGGAAAAGGCCAAGGATTATGTGACCTTTGTCGGCGAAACCACCGTGGCCGTCTGGAGACTGTGCACGGGTCGGGCGGTGCTGCGACGGGCGGATGTCTGGAACCAGATCCGCATGAGCGGGGCCGAGGCCCTGCCCATCGTCTCCCTCATCAGCGTGCTGGTGGGGCTCATCCTGGCCTATGTGGGCGCGGTGCAGCTGCGCATGTTCGGGGCGCAGGTGTATGTGGCCAGTCTGGTGGGCATCGCCATGGCCCGGGTCATGGGCGCGGTGATGACCGGCGTGATCATGGCCGGCCGCACCGGCGCCAGCTTTGCCGCGGAACTGGGTTCCATGCAGGTGAACGAGGAGATCGACGCCCTGACCACCCTGGGCATTTCTCCCATGGAATTCCTGGTGCTGCCCCGGCTGGCAGCCCTGACCATCATGATGCCCTTGCTGTGCCTGTATGCAGACTTCATGGGCATGCTGGGCGGATTCATCGTGGGCGTGTTCATGCTGGACATCGCCCCCGGCGAATACATCACCTTCACCCGCAATGCCGTGGATCTGACTGCCATCTGGATCGGCCTGTTCCACAGCGTCGTGTTCGGCGTGCTGGTGGCCATGGCAAGCTGCTTCCAGGGCATGCGCTGCGGCAGAAGCGCCTCGGCGGTGGGCACAGCCACCACTGCCGCCGTGGTCACAAGCATTGTCGCCCTCGTTGTGGCCACGGCCATCATCACCGTATCGTGCGATATTCTGGGGATTTGA
- a CDS encoding ABC transporter ATP-binding protein, which translates to MNAAPADPHIAVRNLTLAYGDFVLMRDLTFDIQQGDIFIIMGGSGCGKSTLLKVLMGLKHPTTGTVYYHGESLWDAPEARREAMLRRTGILYQSGALWSSMTLAQNVALPLEQYTPLTPAEIRELVSFKLSLVGLAGFEDFYPSEISGGMRKRAGLARAMALDPEILYFDEPSAGLDPVSAYLLDELILELRESLGSTIVIVTHELASIFAIGTNSIYLDVETRTMTAHGNPTDLLRTTTDPTLRRFLTRGQENGSAAREATS; encoded by the coding sequence ATGAACGCCGCGCCCGCCGATCCGCACATTGCCGTACGCAACCTGACCCTGGCCTACGGGGATTTCGTGCTCATGCGCGACCTGACCTTCGACATCCAGCAGGGCGACATTTTCATCATCATGGGCGGCAGCGGCTGCGGCAAGAGCACGCTGCTCAAAGTGCTGATGGGACTCAAACACCCGACCACGGGTACGGTGTATTACCACGGGGAAAGCCTGTGGGATGCGCCCGAAGCCCGGCGGGAAGCCATGCTGCGGCGCACGGGCATCCTGTATCAGAGCGGGGCCCTCTGGAGTTCCATGACCCTGGCCCAGAACGTGGCGTTGCCCCTGGAGCAGTACACGCCGCTCACGCCGGCGGAAATCCGCGAGCTGGTGTCCTTCAAGCTCTCTCTGGTGGGTCTGGCCGGCTTTGAGGATTTCTACCCCTCCGAAATCAGCGGCGGCATGCGCAAGCGGGCCGGCCTGGCCCGGGCCATGGCGCTGGACCCGGAAATCCTGTATTTCGATGAACCGTCGGCAGGGCTTGATCCCGTCAGCGCGTACCTGCTGGACGAGCTGATCCTGGAGCTGCGCGAAAGCCTGGGCAGCACCATCGTCATCGTCACCCACGAGCTGGCGAGCATCTTCGCCATCGGCACCAATTCCATCTATCTGGACGTGGAGACGCGAACCATGACCGCGCACGGCAACCCCACCGACCTATTGCGCACCACCACGGACCCGACCCTGCGGCGGTTCCTCACCCGGGGCCAGGAAAACGGCTCCGCGGCCCGGGAGGCCACATCATGA
- a CDS encoding PH domain-containing protein: MTPDIFPIAPILEKTGWGAVAFGGFCLVMTLFFVGAMGFAWTTVRSLRHAEFRLEDDGLHVRCFPFSRVYPYAALELSEALVTDFTAHPQFKPTLRTAGTALGSLRGGWHRLRNGNKAMLYLTRGEALVILPTSLGHTLMISPQDPHRFLDRLRQRAGVPAPAAA; this comes from the coding sequence ATGACGCCAGACATCTTTCCCATCGCTCCGATACTGGAAAAAACCGGCTGGGGTGCCGTGGCCTTTGGTGGTTTCTGCCTGGTGATGACCTTGTTTTTTGTGGGCGCAATGGGCTTTGCCTGGACCACGGTGCGCAGTCTGCGCCACGCGGAATTCCGGCTGGAAGACGATGGCCTGCACGTGCGCTGCTTTCCCTTCAGCCGGGTCTATCCGTATGCCGCCCTGGAGTTGTCCGAGGCGCTGGTGACGGATTTCACGGCGCATCCGCAATTCAAGCCCACCTTGCGCACCGCGGGCACTGCCCTGGGGAGCCTCAGGGGCGGCTGGCATCGTCTGCGCAACGGGAACAAGGCCATGCTGTACCTGACCAGGGGGGAGGCGCTGGTGATTCTTCCCACCAGCCTGGGGCACACGCTGATGATCAGTCCGCAGGATCCGCACCGGTTTCTGGACCGCCTGCGGCAGCGTGCCGGGGTGCCCGCGCCGGCCGCGGCCTGA
- a CDS encoding AAA family ATPase: MHAHVQTQSIIDQIGTVVFGKEHQTRLALACLLAQGHLLIEDMPGIGKTTLAQCLARSLGLAFQRVQFTSDLLPGDVIGVSIYDPADRAFHFHRGPLFTQVLLADEINRATPKTQSALLEAMEERQASVEGITHPLPAPFFVIATQNPVEQAGVYPLPDSQLDRFLMRIHLGYPERHFEKALLQLGETRSRIASLSPVLDATAIPAMQQEVAAVFASEALVDYVLNILTLTRRHPEVVMGLSPRAGQGLVRAAQAWAWLQKRNHVLPEDVQAVLPWVVGHRLKARATLREFPPAALDELLAHVAVV, translated from the coding sequence ATGCACGCGCACGTCCAAACGCAGTCCATCATCGATCAAATCGGCACCGTTGTTTTCGGCAAGGAGCATCAGACCCGTCTGGCGCTCGCCTGCCTGCTGGCCCAGGGGCATCTGCTCATCGAGGACATGCCCGGCATCGGCAAGACCACCCTGGCCCAGTGCCTGGCGCGGTCCCTGGGGCTGGCGTTCCAGCGGGTGCAGTTCACGTCGGACCTGCTCCCCGGCGATGTCATCGGCGTCTCCATCTACGACCCGGCTGACCGGGCCTTCCACTTCCACCGGGGCCCGCTGTTCACCCAGGTGCTCCTGGCGGACGAAATCAACCGCGCCACTCCCAAGACGCAATCCGCCCTGTTGGAAGCCATGGAGGAACGCCAGGCCAGCGTGGAGGGGATCACCCATCCCCTGCCCGCGCCGTTTTTCGTTATCGCCACACAGAACCCGGTGGAGCAGGCCGGGGTCTATCCCCTGCCGGATTCCCAGCTGGATCGCTTCCTCATGCGCATCCATCTGGGGTATCCGGAGCGCCATTTCGAAAAGGCGCTGCTGCAGTTGGGGGAAACGCGCTCGCGCATTGCCAGTCTCTCGCCCGTGCTGGACGCCACGGCCATCCCGGCCATGCAGCAGGAGGTGGCGGCAGTGTTCGCCTCCGAGGCCCTGGTGGACTACGTGCTGAACATCCTGACGCTCACCAGACGCCACCCCGAGGTGGTCATGGGGCTGTCCCCCCGCGCCGGCCAGGGGCTGGTGCGGGCTGCCCAGGCCTGGGCCTGGCTGCAGAAACGCAACCATGTGCTGCCCGAAGACGTGCAGGCCGTGCTGCCCTGGGTGGTGGGGCACCGGCTCAAGGCCCGGGCCACGTTGCGGGAGTTTCCGCCTGCGGCCCTGGATGAGCTGCTGGCCCACGTTGCGGTGGTCTGA
- the infA gene encoding translation initiation factor IF-1, whose protein sequence is MAKEDAIEVDGVVQEALPNAMFRVELENGHEVLAHISGKMRKYYIRILPGDRVKVELSPYDLTRGRITYRMK, encoded by the coding sequence ATGGCCAAGGAAGATGCCATTGAAGTTGACGGCGTAGTGCAGGAAGCCCTGCCCAATGCCATGTTCCGCGTGGAGCTGGAAAACGGCCACGAAGTGCTGGCCCACATTTCCGGCAAAATGCGCAAGTATTACATCCGCATTCTGCCCGGCGACCGGGTGAAGGTGGAGCTCTCGCCGTACGACCTCACGCGCGGCCGCATCACCTATCGCATGAAATAG
- a CDS encoding transglutaminase TgpA family protein: protein MNQPTPRMEALVAFLALGLAPHALRLPAWIVGLVLLSWTYAILGPRSGWPRLPRWLLQAVTLLAVGIALLFPAGAAGENRTLAGGVAVLAVVMGLKPLESVSRRDYIAATMLGLFLVLSNLLYTESLGMAGYLLAASLGACMQFIHLVRPQERLRHVLRQAAGLLLQGAPFMLVLFFLFPRMPSGIFGLPANAVPTGFDDNMTPGAISHLVTDETLVFRAEFDTGQLPPAAQRYWRGLTLWHFDGRSWVRGREVEHIRTRLAGSQPVSYSIILEPMHTRWLFALDKPARAPEMHPLFGVMHQDRTLRARKPVTQRRQYRVESFLQSRDPVTQEDRKAGLQLPPRGNPRARALGVQLAREHPNPAARVQAMLQHFRDDAFHYTLSPPTLGPDPVDDFLFSQKRGFCEHYASAMAFTMRAAGVPARVTLGYLGGLVNPVGGHVEVRQAEAHAWTEVALPELGWVRVDPTAAVAPERVHAGLEAALGAEDLQRYFHHNTSIFGNWPLLRHSLATISYKWYSLVLSYGSARQGQLLRQLGLDLKSLRGWLGLAALLAVLLGAAVLLVLFWQRRLQQTVAAREDAAATQYRTFCRRLAAAGLPRPPTMGPQAYGRHIAAARPDLMAEAQAILACYTALRYERLSDVQREPLLQELAALVRRFRPRPARAPRHAAAGGPETGADPAD from the coding sequence ATGAATCAGCCGACTCCCCGCATGGAAGCGCTGGTGGCCTTTCTGGCCCTGGGCCTGGCCCCGCATGCCTTGCGGTTGCCGGCCTGGATTGTCGGACTGGTCCTGCTTTCCTGGACATATGCCATCCTCGGGCCGCGCAGCGGCTGGCCCAGGCTGCCGCGGTGGCTGCTGCAGGCCGTCACCTTGCTGGCGGTGGGCATTGCCCTCTTGTTCCCGGCCGGTGCGGCCGGCGAAAACCGCACCCTGGCCGGCGGCGTCGCCGTGCTGGCGGTGGTCATGGGCCTGAAACCGCTGGAGAGCGTGTCCCGGCGCGACTATATCGCCGCCACCATGCTCGGGCTGTTCCTGGTGTTGTCCAACCTGCTGTACACCGAATCCCTGGGCATGGCCGGCTATCTGCTGGCGGCCAGTCTGGGGGCCTGCATGCAATTCATCCATCTGGTGCGGCCCCAGGAACGGCTGCGCCACGTGCTACGCCAGGCAGCCGGCCTGCTGCTGCAGGGCGCGCCGTTCATGCTGGTGCTGTTCTTCCTGTTTCCGCGAATGCCCTCGGGCATATTCGGCCTGCCTGCCAATGCCGTGCCCACCGGCTTTGACGACAACATGACCCCCGGCGCGATCAGTCATCTGGTGACGGACGAAACCTTGGTCTTTCGCGCGGAGTTCGACACAGGCCAACTTCCGCCCGCGGCGCAACGCTACTGGCGCGGCCTGACCCTGTGGCACTTCGACGGCCGCAGCTGGGTGCGAGGTCGGGAAGTGGAGCACATCCGCACCCGGTTGGCGGGGTCGCAGCCCGTGTCCTACTCCATCATCCTGGAACCCATGCACACCCGCTGGCTCTTCGCCCTGGACAAGCCCGCCCGTGCGCCGGAGATGCACCCCCTCTTTGGCGTCATGCACCAGGACCGTACCCTGCGCGCCCGCAAGCCGGTGACGCAGCGGCGGCAGTACCGGGTGGAATCCTTCCTGCAATCGCGCGACCCCGTGACCCAGGAGGACCGCAAAGCCGGCCTGCAACTGCCACCGCGAGGCAATCCCCGCGCCCGCGCCCTGGGCGTGCAGCTGGCCCGGGAGCATCCCAACCCCGCCGCGCGGGTGCAGGCCATGCTGCAGCACTTCCGAGACGACGCCTTCCACTACACCCTGTCGCCCCCGACCCTCGGACCAGATCCCGTCGATGACTTCCTGTTTTCCCAAAAGCGCGGTTTCTGCGAGCATTACGCCTCGGCCATGGCCTTCACCATGCGCGCCGCCGGCGTGCCCGCGCGGGTAACGCTGGGCTACCTGGGCGGACTGGTCAACCCCGTGGGCGGGCATGTGGAGGTCCGGCAGGCCGAGGCCCACGCCTGGACCGAGGTGGCTCTGCCCGAGCTCGGCTGGGTGCGGGTGGACCCCACCGCCGCCGTGGCCCCGGAACGGGTGCATGCTGGCCTGGAGGCGGCCCTGGGTGCCGAGGATCTGCAACGCTATTTCCATCACAACACCTCCATCTTCGGCAACTGGCCCTTGCTGCGTCACAGCCTGGCCACCATCTCCTACAAATGGTACAGTCTGGTGCTCAGTTACGGCTCGGCCCGCCAGGGGCAGCTGCTGAGGCAGTTGGGGCTGGATTTGAAAAGCCTGCGCGGCTGGCTGGGGCTCGCCGCCCTGCTGGCGGTGCTGCTGGGTGCCGCCGTGCTGCTGGTGCTCTTCTGGCAACGCCGGCTGCAGCAGACAGTGGCTGCGCGGGAAGATGCCGCCGCCACGCAGTACCGGACATTCTGCCGCCGGCTGGCCGCGGCCGGCCTGCCCCGCCCGCCGACTATGGGACCGCAGGCCTACGGCCGACACATCGCCGCCGCGCGACCGGATCTGATGGCCGAGGCCCAGGCTATCCTCGCCTGTTACACGGCCCTGCGCTATGAACGTCTGTCCGATGTCCAACGCGAGCCCCTGCTGCAGGAACTCGCCGCCCTGGTGCGTCGCTTCAGGCCGCGGCCGGCGCGGGCACCCCGGCACGCTGCCGCAGGCGGTCCAGAAACCGGTGCGGATCCTGCGGACTGA
- the hmcF gene encoding sulfate respiration complex iron-sulfur protein HmcF, whose amino-acid sequence MPQGTLCRALPVQNEEELKELLADTGGKKYYAEMQELDVNADKLAATLQKTLKSRLRTWLNICAKCGMCAESCFLYRIHNRDPKQVPAYKIQTTLGEIVRRNGKVDNKFMQHCMYTAWAKCTCCNRCGTYCPHGIDMGVMFGYLRGLLFSQGFVPWELKIGSGMHRVYRAQMNVTEEDWVETCEWMAEEQQEEYPLLEIPVDKEGADIMYTCNAREPKHYPEDIAEMAILFHIAGEDWTVPSKGWEQTSLSMFAGDWEACTMQVKEVYDAMERLKPKRMVGTECGHAHRATVIEGPYWAGREDGLPPVPCQHYVEWLAEALRLGKIKIDPAKRIKEPYTIQDSCNYVRNHGIKKAVREVMSYLADPSYYRPMEPDLEHNYCCGGGGGFNGIGMYRKERNFALMTKRDQILATGAKLVIAPCHNCWDAIRDLEEHFAIGIRWSFLKPLVVHAAIIPEHLKPQEEEEMEEEA is encoded by the coding sequence ATGCCTCAAGGTACGTTGTGTCGGGCCTTGCCGGTGCAAAATGAAGAGGAGCTCAAAGAGCTCCTCGCAGACACCGGCGGCAAAAAATACTACGCTGAAATGCAAGAACTGGATGTGAATGCGGACAAACTGGCCGCCACCCTCCAGAAAACCCTCAAATCGCGCCTGCGCACCTGGCTCAACATCTGCGCCAAGTGCGGCATGTGTGCGGAAAGCTGCTTCCTGTATCGCATTCACAATCGCGATCCCAAGCAGGTGCCCGCTTACAAGATCCAGACCACCCTGGGCGAAATCGTGCGCCGCAACGGCAAGGTGGACAACAAGTTCATGCAGCACTGCATGTACACCGCCTGGGCCAAGTGCACCTGCTGCAACCGCTGCGGCACCTACTGCCCGCACGGCATCGACATGGGCGTGATGTTCGGCTACCTGCGCGGCCTGCTCTTCTCCCAGGGCTTTGTGCCGTGGGAACTGAAGATCGGCTCGGGCATGCACCGCGTGTACCGCGCACAGATGAACGTCACGGAAGAAGACTGGGTCGAAACCTGCGAATGGATGGCCGAAGAACAGCAGGAAGAGTACCCGCTCCTCGAAATCCCCGTGGATAAAGAGGGCGCGGACATCATGTACACCTGCAACGCCCGCGAGCCCAAGCACTACCCGGAAGACATTGCCGAAATGGCCATCCTCTTCCACATCGCCGGCGAAGACTGGACCGTGCCTTCCAAGGGCTGGGAACAGACCTCCCTCTCCATGTTCGCCGGAGACTGGGAAGCCTGCACCATGCAGGTCAAGGAAGTCTATGACGCCATGGAGCGCCTGAAGCCCAAGCGCATGGTGGGCACCGAATGCGGCCACGCCCACCGCGCCACGGTCATCGAAGGCCCCTACTGGGCCGGCCGCGAAGACGGCCTGCCCCCCGTGCCCTGCCAGCACTACGTGGAATGGCTGGCCGAAGCCCTGCGGCTGGGCAAGATCAAGATCGACCCCGCCAAGCGCATCAAAGAGCCCTACACCATCCAGGACTCCTGCAACTACGTGCGCAACCACGGCATCAAAAAGGCCGTGCGCGAGGTCATGAGCTACCTGGCCGACCCCAGCTACTACCGGCCCATGGAACCCGACCTGGAGCACAACTACTGCTGCGGCGGTGGTGGCGGCTTCAACGGCATCGGCATGTACCGCAAGGAACGCAACTTCGCGCTCATGACCAAACGTGATCAGATCCTGGCCACCGGGGCCAAGCTGGTCATCGCCCCCTGTCACAACTGCTGGGACGCCATCCGCGACCTGGAAGAACACTTCGCCATCGGCATCCGCTGGTCCTTCCTCAAACCCCTTGTGGTGCACGCGGCCATCATCCCCGAGCACCTCAAGCCGCAGGAAGAAGAGGAGATGGAAGAAGAAGCATAG